The Ipomoea triloba cultivar NCNSP0323 chromosome 4, ASM357664v1 DNA segment GTCATATGCCTTCGCCATATCTAACTTGAGTGCACCACAGCCCATCACTCCACAGTGTTTCCTATTCAGAAAGTGACCCACCTCTGCAGCAATTAGGATATTATCTGTAATTAGCCTGTTAGGGATGAATGCACTCTGAGAGTCAAAGATGATCTCTCCCAAAAACGACTTCATTCGGTTTGCCACCATCTTTGCCATGATCTTATATACTACATTACATAATGCAATGGGGTGGAGATCAGACACCAGTTCTGGGTGATGTTTCTTCGGGATCAGAACGACATTTGTATCATTCAGGCCAGGTGGAAAGGAGCTACTATTCAAACAGTTTAACACAAAAGCAGAGACATCACCCCCTACCACATCCCAATAGTGTTGATAGAACCCCGGATTCATTTTTAGAtaagaccaaatatttagactatcgattttacaaggttgcaaacatttattttagtaataattataatcaattttctatattatcttggattcatatactttgagttagatatttaaataaaaaaattcgacattcaattacccatgtataaacttctcctatataatcttgcattgatatactttcaaatatttatttaagggtcacacttgggtgagaccgtctcacggatccttgttcgtgagacggtcgggtcgggtcaaaacaccatacaaatgtcatacttatatgtgcaaatgtcatacttatatgctcaaatataacactaatcgataatacaatttttgttacttataagagaaaaagtaatacatttttcataataagtaatgttgacaagtgccccttacttataagggcaaatataatacttttgaggacaaatgtaatatttttaaatcgaaatgtaaaagtattgtattttcccttaaaagtattacatttacccttataagtaacaaaatttttattccggattagtattacatttgagcatataagtatgacatttgtgcatataagtgttacatttgcatcttgacccgacccgacccgacccgacccgactcatggtgagacggtctcacacaagtttttacctttatttaaatataaacattgggcataaCCCATTCGCgtaatgcgcgtataaaactagttttctctaataagtaacaaaaattgtattcttaattagtgttatatttgaacatataagtatgacatttgcatggtgctttgacccgacccgacccatctcacgaataaggatccgtgaggcggtctcacacaagtgtgacccaaaatattttgaaccataattgaattgcatggtataataactataattttgtttaataaatattactttccGTGTGACAagtttgttaatatatgtacataaataaggaatccattcagaaattgaattgaataaaatatttcattaatttccgtgtataataaggaatggaaatatattttgaatattttgttaattttagccataaataaggaaggcaagaatttctgataaggaattattatataaaattgtgttgacgaatttcaatttttttggactaaaatgaccGGGAAAGCTAGTACCTAAAACCTTGTTCTCATGGGATTgaggacctatatatatatatatatatatatatatatacactaaaaatttactaaaatttatttcttcataAAAGCATATCAAACGTTTGCAGTCTCAACATCATGGCATTACATGAAGTATACCATTCCCTCTTTATATCCAAGAATAACACAAatgataccaaaaaaaaaaaagcacacactctctctctccttaTTGAAAAAGGTGGGGCCAGAGGTGTTGACTTGTTGGGTCCACACCTTCTAGTGCAAAATGAAATCCTACAGAACCAAAGATGCACCACCGTAAAGCTACTCATTTCCATGCTTTTAAACTGTACGGTCGCAATATATAGTTATTTAACGGCCCGACAGCGACCTGTCAGATTTTACGAAAAAGCTGatcaaacaattttaaaaattccaagccttattttattttattaaaaaattacatttttattattcaattataaCCGTAATAAACTTGATCATCTTTAACTCTAAGTTATGCACGAAGTGACAATTTTAATATCTTAAAAACTATTTTAACCACTAATTTATCacttaataaaatgacaaattaaGTCTTTCAAGAACTAAAATCGTTATTCCGTACATAACttagaatttaaaaatgattatgCATATAACTCAGTAACTAAGATATTCGTGAAggacaaaaatacaattttccctttattttattttatcttacaTTGGCGTTCCCCCCGGTATTCCACACCATACCCAAAATTTCTCCGTAGCGGTGAatgtttgattttcttttttccagTCGCCGTTAAACGGAAACCATATCGGAGAACTAACGAGTCGCGGCAGCCACGGGAGTTCCGAGCACGGAAGCGGCCGTGAGAACTCCGTTctgaggcggcggcggcggggaaACCGCGAAGTTATTACTGGATCGGGAAAGGAAGTCGTTTACGATGACGGTGCTGGGACGAGCCACACGCCTTTCCCAAGATTCATCGCCTCCACGGGCTTCAAATGCCTCGGTGGCATTAAGGTTGTGAATGTTCCACGGCAACTGGGTTTGCAGCCTGAGAATATTCTGAAGTTGACGGCGAGCCAACTTTCCGGTGTTAGCTTTAATGTTCTGAATGGCTGCCTGGAGAAGCCGCTTCCTTGTCTCTCTATCGACGTGGTTTTCTTGCCGGAAGAATTGATCTAGCTCGGGGACCCCAATCGAGCGTTTAATCCCGCGCGAATAATCCCCGCCGGTAAGGTCGAAGAAATCCCGGACTTCCTCCACTAGCCCCGCTTCAACCATCTTATCCACCCGCTCCGACACAAACCTTTGCAGGATTTGTAACGAAATCTGTGTAAAGTTATGGAGTAAAAACTGTCTTGTttattaatgatcaaatgagcAGGCTATAAATAGTATACAATGGAGGAGAAGTAGCATAAGTTACAACAGAAACTAGTTTACAGGAATAAATTTAGAATAATAACTGTAGAAAATATCAGCCACATATAGGTTAACAACCTGCGTCCAAAGGAAACAGCACTCGTATCTGGAGCGGAACTCGAGGTTGTCGAGCACCAGGGCCTTGATGAAGGAGTTGGAACCGCCGGCGATTATGGGGACGCGGTCTTTCCGGGCGATGAGTTCCATGGCGCGCAATGCGTGGACGCAGAAATCCGCCGCCGCGAAATCCTCGTCCGGGTCGTCTATGACTCCTAGCAGGTGGTGGGGCACTCCACGCCGCTCCTCGTCCGTCACCTTATTGGTGGCTATGTCCAGCCCTTTGTACACTTGCATTTTGTCGGAATTTATGATCTCCGCCGGGAAACGCCGGGCCAGGTCGATTGCCAGCTTTGATTTTCCGGTCCCGGTGGCCCCCACCACTATCACCACCTTGTCTTTTCGCCGCCGGGGATCGATAAATAACGGGTCCAAGTTTATTCCCCCGGGGAAGCTTACAAGCGGTGGTGACGGTTTGGAAGCTAAGCACGACATGCTCATCATAGAAACCTTAAAAAGtactaaacaaattaaataaaaaaaattaattaaaaccccttaaaatggcaaattattgcatggaccatggtccatacagctgtctggaccaaaaataaaaagtacattatttatattgaaggtacattatttttatactgtaagtacattattttatagtatatatcaaatcatgtaccttcagtacaaaaataatatactttttatttttggtccacacagctgtgtaaaCCATGgtacatgcaataatgattgtcttAAAATGCATACTATCATATGATTTTTACATGAAATATAAGCCCGCAAGGGTTTAACGATCAATTAGCAGTATTTAGGAAAAGATCCGAAGAAATATCCAAACATAAGTCTTCAAGAGCTTAGCAATCaataaacaatatttaaaagaagaaaaaaatctaAACATAAGCCTCTAAAGGTTTAGGTTCAATAATCAGTATTGAGGAGAGAAGAaatatccaaacatatatacCTTTTGCTATGATATCGAAGAAAATGCGGCGATCGAGGAGACTTGTTAGCGTGCATAGAGAAGATTGAAAGAGACTTGGAAATTGTTTTTGGCTTCTGCTATTTATTAAGGGGAACTTGggaacttttttaattaaaataaatgggAGTATACTTCTTGTCCCTAAGCCAGATTAGATAATAATATCATCTCCATAGAGggctataaatttataattaattaattgcaactttgtaaaCAAATATTCTAGTTGGTGGAATATAATAGTTAAGTTGGTGCAAACTAGTGAGAAATTTCGAAAATAATGTGTGATTACTTAATATgatataaagttaaaaaaaatgaatatacgtgatttaattaatttatctttGTAGTATGGTGTATGTCACttttataaatatacaattttcatgatcaaatgagaattaTGTCTTAAGTGAGAACTTATGAACATGCATCAATGCATACATTGGAATGCACACAATCTTCTAGATTTAGGGGTACGATAGCTAGATTTTGTGCATTGTGCACCTGGAGTATTATATTGTGTGTATTTATTGAGTAGATTGTGTAAATTCATGCACTAATTCGCAAGTAGTCATTTGaacacaagtatatatatatgatcatatgagaacaagtcCTTAAGAGAAAACTAATAACCAATCTTAGACTTACATTTGGAAATATCAGATGGACcagatcaatttaaaaaaaaatgctgtgacattttcgtaattatcaccaactctACTGTACAAATTTGATCACTAAAATTTGTACTCCTTGGAGTTTTTCtggtttgcacatttagtattaacatattgcacatttagtattacaAGATTGCACTTGCAACAAAAtgaaagtgcattgcacttaggttttcaattttaaagtttatgactaagtgttttattttatttggtttagtggttCACGTTTTAATGCTTATAGTCTAGCATCTACACTTTAGATTTAAAATGTAGCATTTtcgtttatttttaaaaatttatccaggtttgcatatttagttgtttacatattacatatttagtaatttaggtgttcaagtttgcaaagTGAAGTTGacgataattacgaaaatgtcacctcacttttttttttttttttttttttttNNNNNNNNNNNNNNNNNNNNNNNNNNNNNNNNNNNNNNNNNNNNNNNNNNNNNNNNNNNNNNNNNNNNNNNNNNNNNNNNNNNNNNNNNNNNNNNNNNNNNNNNNNNNNNNNNNNNNNNNNNNNNNNNNNNNNNNNNNNNNNNNNNNNNNNNNNNNNNNNNNNNNNNNNNNNNNNNNNNNNNNNNNNNNNNNNNNNNNNNNNNNNNNNNNNNNNNNNNNNNNNNNNNNNNNNNNttttttttttttttttttttttttgtaaatttaatttgataccGATTTTTACAGATGCAACGCTGAGATTgattcttagttttctcctaaGGGTGTATTCTCATGGGAtcataagcatatatatatatatatgtgtgtgtgtgtggtcgTGCCTTCCCGTACGGTCAGTAAGGTTTACACCATTAGTAatagaaaaatacaaaacaataaaaatgcacaaaaacaccCCATAACAGCAGGGAGGCTCGGCTGCACCTGAGCATtaatctctctatatatatctcCATTATCACCCTCAATAccataaaagtaaaaaagttcAACATAAGTTATATATAGATCAAATTAACACCAAACTAATAACAAATAACAAACTTGGGGATCAATTTCGAAGTTAGTTAGATTTTTCAGGGAAGTTACGCTAGCTTT contains these protein-coding regions:
- the LOC116017679 gene encoding adenylate isopentenyltransferase 5, chloroplastic-like: MMSMSCLASKPSPPLVSFPGGINLDPLFIDPRRRKDKVVIVVGATGTGKSKLAIDLARRFPAEIINSDKMQVYKGLDIATNKVTDEERRGVPHHLLGVIDDPDEDFAAADFCVHALRAMELIARKDRVPIIAGGSNSFIKALVLDNLEFRSRYECCFLWTQISLQILQRFVSERVDKMVEAGLVEEVRDFFDLTGGDYSRGIKRSIGVPELDQFFRQENHVDRETRKRLLQAAIQNIKANTGKLARRQLQNILRLQTQLPWNIHNLNATEAFEARGGDESWERRVARPSTVIVNDFLSRSSNNFAVSPPPPPQNGVLTAASVLGTPVAAATR